The genome window AAGGACACGACGGGAAAAGCCACGTCGGGAAAGAGGCCGGCGGTCGACGAGGACGCCGGGTTTCTGAGCCGCTGGTCCCAGCGCAAACGGGCGGTGCGGCAGCAACGCGAGCGCGATGAAGCGCGCTTGGCGCCGGCTCCGTTGGAGCAGGCGGAGAAAGCCGCCGAGGCAGCGCGCATCCGCGAGGAGAACCAGGCGGCTGCCGAAGAGGTCGATCTGGAGACCTTGGCGTTTGACTCCGACTATTCGGTCTTCTTGAAAGAAGGTGTTTCAAAGCAGCTGAAAAACACGGCGCTGCGGAAGTTGTGGCGGTCCAACCCGGTGCTCGCCTGCGTTGATGGACTGAACGATTATGACGAGGACTTTCGCACCGTCGAAACCCTGGTCGAGGGCCTGAAAACCTCCTGGCAGGTCGGCAACGGTTACGGCTGGATGGAAGAGCGCGACAAGGCGGACGCCGCTGCGAAGGAGGCGGCGGAGGGCGAGGTGCCTTCGCTTGATCCGGCCGCTGGCGAAGCGCCGGACGTTGCAGGGTCGCTTCAGGGCGCAGACAGGCGTAAGGCCGAACAGGACGCCGATTTGGCTACACGACCCGAGACGGATGAACGGACGGACACAGCAAGCGGGTCATCTGGCTCCGAGCAGGGCGATGCGCTTTCCGGCCACGCCGCAGGGAAAATCCATGCGACGTCCCCGGCCGAGCCTGTTCCGGTTTTGTCGGGCGGGTCGTCCGGCGACAGGGAAGGGGTGCAGGAACGGGCTGCGGCATCAAGGCCGGAGCCGCCGGAGCGCCCGGCACGAAGACGGATGCGTTTCAGTTGAAGTCGCCTTTTCACCGGAGGGCCGGGCCACAGCGCCCTGGCGATTGCTATTGCGGTGGAAATTGCGCCTGGCAATAGCTGACCGCCCGGGTCTTGAAGGTGTCATATTGCGCATCGTCGATCACCCCGTCGCTGCGCATCTGATCGACGGCGCCCACCCGCGATTGCAGGCACGCCGCAAGTTCAGGGTTCCCGGCAAGATCGGCGTTGCCGGCGGGCGCGAGGTGCTCGAATGGTGTCAGTGCCACGCCGGCAAACCCGACGCGCCCGATCCACACAATCGCGAGAACGGCCAAACCTGCAACGACCAACGCCGACAGGCGTGCGGCCGGCCTGTCGAGCAGAGCGCTTCGCGATCCGCTGTCTTTCGTCTGCATGGCGTCAGCCGCCGGTCACACTCATGTGTCGGGTGACGGCCGGCTGGCGGGTCTGCCGGTCGATTACGAAATCATGACCCTTGGGCTTACGTCCGATGGCCTCATCGATGGCGTCGTTGAGCAACTCGTCGCTTTCCGATGCTCGAAGGGCCGCACGCAGATCCGCACTGTCGTCCTGCCCCAGGCACATGTAGAGCATGCCCGTGCAGGTAACCCGCACGCGGTTGCAGCTTTCGCAGAAATTGTGGGTCATCGGCGTGATGAAACCGACCCGCCCTCCGGTTTCCGCAACGCTGACGTAGCGGGCCGGTCCGCCGGTCTTGTAGGGAATGTCTTCCAGCGTGAAGTTCTCTGCGATGCGCTCGCGCACCGTGGAAAGCGGCAGATACTGGTCCGTGCGGTCCTCGTTGATCTCGCCGAGCGGCATGGTCTCGATCAGCGTGAGATCGTAGCCCTGTTCGTGGCACCAGCGCATCATCTGCACGATTTCATGCTCGTTGACGCCCTTGAGCGCCACCATATTGATCTTCACCTTCAATCCGGCGGCGGTCGCGGCGCGCAGACCGTCCATCACCTTGCCGAGATCGCCCCAACGGGTGATCGCCTTGAACTTGGCCGTGTCCAGCGTGTCGATCGAGACATTGATGCGCCGCACGCCGCAATCGTACAGTTCCTGCGCGAACCGCGAGAGCTGCGAGCCATTGGTGGTAATGGTCAGTTCTTCCAGCTTGCCGCAGTCGAGGTGGCGCGACAGGCCCCGGATGAGGCTCATGATGTTCTTGCGCACCAAAGGCTCGCCACCGGTCAGGCGCAGCTTCCGCACGCCTTTCTTGATGAAGGCGGAGCACAGCCGGTCGAGTTCCTCGAGGCTGAGGACCTCGCGCTTGGGAAGGAACGTCATGTCCTCCGCCATACAGTAGACGCAGCGGAAGTCGCAGCGGTCGGTCACCGACACGCGCAAGTAGCTGACTTCTCGTCCGAAGGGGTCGATCATCGGCTGGGACATTTCCGTTTCCTCAACTGGGTGAAAGGCGCGTTCGTAAGCCGCAACCAGTTCCCGATATCTTGCCTGTCGCAAGCTAAGCGGCATCATGCTGTTAAGGGCAACGTAGCGGAATAGCGCCCTGCGTCAATTGTCGTGGCACGGGAATGCCGACTTCCGGCGGTGTGGGCGGCGGAGCCGGTGCAGTCGCGTCGCGACAGACTTGCCGCCAGCCGTTGAAACGCTATGGTCCGCACCGTGTTCGCAGTCCCTGATGGGGCTTTTTCCGATTGAAAGGACCTTGCCCGTGACCGATAGCAAGCCCTGGCCGAAAGAGATCCGTCTCGCCAAGGACAAGAAGCAGTTGACCGTCGCCTTCGACACCGGGGAAAGTCATGCGTTCGAGGCCGAGTATCTGCGGGTGTGTTCGCCCTCCGCCGAGGTGCAGGGCCATTCTCCCGCGCAGAAGCAGACTGTGCCCGGCAAGCGGGACGTCGGCATCATGCAGATTGAACCCGTTGGAAATTACGCGGTCCGTATTCACTTCGACGATCTGCACAATACCGGCATTTTCTCGTGGGATTATTTTTTGAAGCTCGCGAAAGAGCGTGAGGAGATGTGGGGCGGGTATCTGAAGGACCTTGAGGCAAAGGGGCTGTCGCGGGATCCCAAACGCTGAAAATGGCGGTCTTGGAGTGGCAGTACATCGACAAGGTCGCGGAATCAGGCCAATAATTTAAGGCTGATTCCATCGGAGACCTGTGTCGTGCGCCAACGTCATTCACGTCGTCCCCTCGAACCTGGTGTCCTGACCCGCCGCGCGCTCATCATGGGCCTGCCGCTGTTCCTTGCCGCGTGCCAGACCAAGGGGCGGTCCATTGAAGCCGCGGGCCTGACCCCGCGCGCCGACGGCACGCCCGATTACGCGCTGGCCTATGCCGCGCGCACCGACGGGGGCTTTCGCATTCCGGCCATTCCCTGGAAAGACTTTGACCCGAGGTACCTTCGCCAATCGGTTCGCCATATCACTTCCGAGGAACCGGGCACCATCATCGTCGACCCGGCGAACAAGTTTCTGTATCTGGTGCAGCCGGGCGGACGGGCGCTTCGCTATGGCATTGGTGTCGGACGCGCCGGTTTTGCGTGGTCGGGCGATGCGATCATCCGCTTCAAGCGCGAATGGCCGAAGTGGTTTCCGCCGGCCGAGATGATTGACCGGGACCCGAAACTCGAGAAGTACCGCGACGGTCAGGACGGCGGCCCCCGAAATCCGATCGGTGCGCGGGGGCTTTATCTCTGGCAGGGCAATGTCGACACGCTTTACCGCATTCACGGAACCAACCAGCCGCGCAGCATCGGCACAAATGCCTCGTCGGGCTGTATCCGCATGTGGCAGCAGGACGTGATCGACCTGCATTCGCGGGTCAAGATCGGTGCCAAGGTCGTCGTGCTCGGCTGAAGCCCGTTCGGCGGCATGTCTGGATCTGCGTCGGCGTTTTTTCAGTTTTCCGCCAGGCTTTGCGCGTAGGCGACGATTGCGTCGATGTCGTCGATCTTCAGCATCACTTCCTCGATTGTCGCCGGTTGGTCGGGTGGGCGCTCCTCGTCCGTATCGAAGCGAATATGCGCGGGATGCGGCCGGCGGGCATAAAATGTCTCGAAACGATCGCGCCAGTCCGAAAGCGCCTTCACCATGATCATGAAGGACGGCGTTGAGGAAATGCCGCTCATCCTGTCGTCCGGCGCGACGACATGGCAGCGCGCGCAATGAAGCTTCGACAACGCCTTGCCACGGTCTTCAAGCGCGGGATCTCCAAGTGCGATTGCAGGAAGAAGCGCCACGGCCCCGAAGAAGACTAGAATTGACTTCGGAGCCGTTGGAAAACGGCCATGTCCCCACCGTGCACCCGCTTGTGGTGTCGATATGCATCTGCCGTAACGTCTCATTTCGCCTCCGCCGGACCATGGCTGCCCATATGCAGATTAGCCCCTTTTTCCACTGCGGTGGAGTCGGAAGGCCCTTGCGGAAGGTCTCTGGACTGTCGTTGAAACAAAACAAAAAGGGCCGGCGGATGCCAGCCCTTTTCCGTGAAATATTGCGTCGCGCCTTGGTCGATCGCTGCGTCAGCGCTTGACCACGACCCTGGTGCCGACATTGACGTTGTCGTAAAGATGCTTGACGTCGTCATTTGCCATGCGAATACAGCCGGACGAGACGGCGGTGCCGATGGTCCATGGCTCGTTCGATCCGTGAATACGGTAGAGCGAGGATCCAAGGTACAGCGCACGCGCGCCCAGCGGGTTGTTCGGCCCCCCCGGCATATGCGCGGGAAGCACACGTCCCTTGCGGCGTTCACGCGCCCGCATCTGCGGCGGAGGCGTCCAGCCCGGCCATTCGGCCTTGCGGGTAATGCGCTTGGTGCCAGCCCACTGGAACCCCTCACGGCCAACGCCAATGCCGTATTTGATCGCGCGACCGTTCGATTGCACGTGATAGAGGCGGCGCTCGCTCGTGTCGATGATGACAGTGCCTGGCCCATACGGTCCATCGTAACGAATACGCTCCCGACGGATCGGCGATTTGCCGCTCGGCATGCCGCGCGCACTGTAGTCGATCCACTGTTTGGTCGCCGGGTCGAAATAGCGAGCGGCGAGAGTCGGCGTGGCAACGACTGCTGCGGCCACGGTTATTGCAAGCAAACGAAAGAAGCGCATCTTAGGGTTCCCATCCGGTGGTCAAGCAAACCATCCTTCCATCGGTCGGTGGTCCGTTAATGATAATCGGTATTGTCCCTTGCAAAGCGGTTAATGCAAAGGGGCATCTTGGAACAACCGTAGCGGAATTTTGGCATGAAGCCGTGACCGGGATCACATCCTTGTGAGGACGCGACCCTTTCGGTTTGATCAGCCGAGGTTGAGGTCCTTGAAGAAGTCGTTGCCCTTGTCGTCGATGACGATGAATGCGGGGAAGTCTTCGACCTCGATTCGCCAGATGGCTTCCATCCCCAGTTCCTCGAACTCGACGACCTCAACCTTCTTGATGCAGTCCTGGGCGAGCCGCGCTGCGGGGCCGCCGATGGACCCGAGATAGAACCCGCCATGTGCCTGGCAGGCGCGACGCACCTGGGCAGAGCGGTTTCCCTTCGCCAGCATCACCATCGAGCCGCCGGCCGCCTGGAATTGATCGACATACGCATCCATGCGCCCGGCCGTTGTGGGGCCGAAGGACCCGGACGCGTAACCTTCCGGCGTTTTCGCCGGGCCTGCGTAGTAGATCGGGTGGTTCTTGAAATAATCGGGAAGCGGCTCGCCGGCTTCCAGCCGGGCACGAAGCTTGGCATGCGCCAGATCGCGCGCCACGATCACGGGGCCGGTGAGCGACAAACGCGTCTTGGTCGGGTGACGGGAGAGTTCCGCAAGGATCTCCGGCATCGGCCGTGTAAGATCGATCTTCACCACGTGATCGGAAAGGGCCTCGTCGGTCACCTCAGGCAGGTATTTGACCGGCTCGCGCTCAAGCTCCTCGAGAAAGATGCCGTCCCTGGTGACCTTGCCGAGTGCCTGTCGGTCGGCGGAACACGAGACGCCGATGCCAATGGGCAGCGATGCGCCGTGCCGGGGCAGCCGGATCACACGCACGTCGTGGCAGAAGTACTTCCCGCCGAACTGTGCACCGACGCCGGTGTCTTGCGTCAACTTGTGAATCTGCGCTTCCATTTCATGGTCGCGGAAGGCGTGGCCAAGCTCGGATCCGGCATCCGGCAGGCCGTCCAGATAGCGCGCGGACGCCAGCTTCACGGTCTTCAACGTCATTTCCGCCGACGTGCCGCCGATGACGATGGCAAGGTGATAGGGCGGACAGGCAGCCGTGCCGAGCGTCAGGATCTTTTCCTTGATGAAGTCGATCAGACGTTCGGGCGTCAGCAGCGATGGGGTGCCCTGGTAGAGGAAGGTCTTGTTGGCTGATCCTCCCCCCTTCGCCATGAACAGGAACTTGTAGGCATCCTCGCCTTCGCTGTAGAGCTCGATTTGAGCCGGCATGTTGTTGGAGGTGTTTTTCTCCTCGAACATGGAAACAGGCGCCAATTGTGAATAACGCAGGTTCTTCTTGAAATAGGCGTCGCGTGCGCCTTCTGCCAGTTTTGCCTCGTCGCTGCCGTCGGTCCAGACGCGGCGCCCCTTCTTGCCCATGATGATCGCCGTGCCCGTGTCCTGGCACATCGGCAACACGCCATGCGCCGAGATATTGGCGTTTTTCAGAAGATCGAAGGCAACGAACTTGTCGTTTTCGGTTGCCTCGGGATCATCGAGGATCTTGCGCAACTGGGCGAGGTGTCCGGGACGCAGGAAGTGGTTGATGTCGGCAAAGGCCTCTTCGGCCAAAAGGCGCAGCCCCTCCGGCTCGACCACCAGAACGTCCTCGCCGTTGAAACTGTCCACGCGCACGTGGTTGCCGGACAGCTTGCGGAAGGGCGTCGTGTCCTCGGCCAGCGGAAACAGTGAGGCATGGCGATAGGCGGGGGACTTCTGTTCGGACATGACGGACCTTGACCTGCATCGGAGAGAAAGAGGGTGCCGCCTTTTACGCCATTCGGGGAGCTTGAGCCAAGGGATACGCCTTCACATTTTCATATCCCCGAATGAAGGCGCCCTTCGTCAGCGTGTCGCGGTGATTTCGAGGTCCACGGTCACCGGGTCCGCAACGGTCGGCGGCGACACGTCCGTCCCCACGCCGAAGATCAGGCGGGCGAGCGACACGCTTGCCTTCGCGCGTGCGGTGTCACCGTCGACAGTCAGCGTAAAGGGAAGGACAAAGGGCTCGCTCTTCCCCTTGATGGTCAGGGTTCCTCGCGCCTCATAGCTGATTTCGCCGGTGGAGACGATCTCGCTGGAAGTGAATGTCGCCTCCGGGTGGCTGGATGTGGCGAACCAGGCGGCGCCGGGCAGCGTCTGGTCGACTTGTGGTTTGCCGGTCTTTGCAGAACCCGGCCGAACGGTCGCATTGATTTCCGCCTCGTCGAGGGCGTTCGGGTCGAGGGTGATTTCGGCGCTCCAGTCCTGGAAAGTGCCTTTGAGCGGCGAGCCGTTTTGCTGCGCGACGAAGGTCACCGAACTGGCACCCTGGTCCACGGACCAGGTGGTCGCGGCTGTCGGGGTCGCGGCAACGGTCACAAGCCCGATCGTGAGGGCGAGCCGTTTGAGCGTCGAAGAGCGTGACATGAGAACTCCTGTGTGTCGTGGACGGTCCCGCCGAAAGGGGCATTCAGGTCTCTTGGACCGTGTCCACGCGGGCGGGCGCCGTCGAAACGATCCGCTTCATGACGGTGTCGCGGTTGATGAAATGATGTTTGAGCGCTGCAGCCACATGGGCGACGAAGAGGGCAAGCAGAACGAACCCGAGCAGCTCGTGAACCTCTTTCAGGAATTCCTCCGCCTCGGCATTTGTTCCCAATACCTCCGGTACGGGCAGATGCGGCACCGGGATCACGTTAAAGAGGACGGTCGGAATGCCCCAGGGCGACGCAGAAACCATTAGCCAGCCGGAAATCGGCAGGGCGAACAGCACGAAATAAAGGCCCGCATGGCCAAGATGCGATGCAATCCGCTGATAGGTTGGCATGCTCGCGGGGAGGGCCGGTGACGGATTGACGGCCCGCCATAGAAGCCGAAGCGCGGCGAGGGCCAGAACAACGAAGCCGAAGGACTTGTGCCACTGATAAATTGCAAATGTATCGGGCGCCGTTGGGTCAAGGCCGGACATGTATTTGCCCACCGCGAACATGCCGATCATCAGGGCGGCCATGGTCCAGTGAAACGCAATAGCAACGTTGCCATAGCCTGTGGACGTATTGCGCAACTGCATCATGGCCTCCCTGGGCTGGTATCGTCCGGACACGCGTAAGATGATTGAGCCGCGTGTCCGGAAACTGATCCGTTTATTCTGCTTTCAGGGCTTCTGCACTGAAGGAAATTGTCACGTCGTCTCCGATATACGGAACATACATGTCCATTCCGTAGTCGGTGCGCTTCACCACGGTCGTGGCGTCGAGGCCCACGGCCGGCTTCTCGGCCATCGGGTGTTCGCCCTGGGCATTCACGGTCACCTGAAAGGTCGCCGGCTTGGTAATGCCCTTAATGGTCAGGTCGCCGGCAATCGCAAGTGTGTTCTCGCCGGTCTTTTCGACACTGGTCGATGTGAAGGTCGCGGTCGGATGGGCGGCGACCTCGAAGAAGTCCGCGCTCTTCAAGTGCTTGTCGCGCTCGGCCCAGAAGGTGTCCATGCTGTCGACATCGACGGTCATGCTGATCTTCGAATTGGCCGGCGTGTCGAGGTCGATCAGCAGTTCTCCGTCCCACTCGCCGAAGCGGCCGTCGGTCGTCGAATAGCCAAGGTGGTTGTAGGAGAAAGCCAGGTTGGCATGTGACTTGTCGAAAGCGTAGGCAACCGGCTCGGCTGCGAGCGGCGTGGCGAACAGGAGCGCCACAAGAGCGGCGGCGGTGGGAAGCTTGATCATGTGAACCCTCTTGAAGTCGTGTCTTGACGAAACCGCAAGCGCGGCAGCGTCGCTCACAGATCGTTCGTGAGGCCGGGATCATCAAGCACGTCGCATTGAATTCACTGTCCACACAGCGTGAACAGATGGCCGTGAGTTTCTTTCAATGTGTGACAAATGCATGACGACGAGCGGTTTTGCCATCAAGATCGGTCGGGCGCGGCAATCGGCTTGAACACGCGGCGGGTCTATGTCGAAATGGTATGCAAAAGCGTCAGCAGCGCCATGCCAGGGGGCCGGCAATGATCGATTTGTACTCGTGGACAACCCCGAACGGACGCAAGGTCTCCATCATGCTGGAGGAATGCGAGCTGCCCTATACGGTTTTCCCGGTCGATATCCTGAACCGGGAACAGCACCGGCCGAATTTCCTGCATATCGCGCCAAACGGAAAAATCCCGGCGATTGTCGACCGGGAGGCCGGTGTCAGCCTGATGGAATCAGGCGCGATCCTTCTCTATCTGGCGGAAAAGGCGGGACGTTTTCTGCCAGGCGAAGGCCCTGAGAGGCTTCGCGTTATCGAGTGGTTGATGTGGCAGATGGGCGGTTTCGGGCCGATGCTGGGCCAGGCGCATCATTTCCTGCATTTCAATCCCGGAAAGGCGGCCTATGCGGAAGACCGCTATGCCGAGGAGGCTCGTCGCCTCTACGGCGTGCTCGACAAACAACTGAGCGAGCATGAGTTTGTTGCCGGTGCCTATTCGATTGCCGACATTGCGATCTGGCCGTGGGCGAGCCGCTACCAGTGGCAGGGCGTGGATCTCGATGCCTTCCCGAACGTCCGGCGCTGGTACCTGGAACTCGCAGCACGTCCGGCGGT of Stappia sp. ES.058 contains these proteins:
- a CDS encoding DUF3306 domain-containing protein; the encoded protein is MSEFDKDTTGKATSGKRPAVDEDAGFLSRWSQRKRAVRQQRERDEARLAPAPLEQAEKAAEAARIREENQAAAEEVDLETLAFDSDYSVFLKEGVSKQLKNTALRKLWRSNPVLACVDGLNDYDEDFRTVETLVEGLKTSWQVGNGYGWMEERDKADAAAKEAAEGEVPSLDPAAGEAPDVAGSLQGADRRKAEQDADLATRPETDERTDTASGSSGSEQGDALSGHAAGKIHATSPAEPVPVLSGGSSGDREGVQERAAASRPEPPERPARRRMRFS
- the moaA gene encoding GTP 3',8-cyclase MoaA encodes the protein MSQPMIDPFGREVSYLRVSVTDRCDFRCVYCMAEDMTFLPKREVLSLEELDRLCSAFIKKGVRKLRLTGGEPLVRKNIMSLIRGLSRHLDCGKLEELTITTNGSQLSRFAQELYDCGVRRINVSIDTLDTAKFKAITRWGDLGKVMDGLRAATAAGLKVKINMVALKGVNEHEIVQMMRWCHEQGYDLTLIETMPLGEINEDRTDQYLPLSTVRERIAENFTLEDIPYKTGGPARYVSVAETGGRVGFITPMTHNFCESCNRVRVTCTGMLYMCLGQDDSADLRAALRASESDELLNDAIDEAIGRKPKGHDFVIDRQTRQPAVTRHMSVTGG
- a CDS encoding gamma-butyrobetaine hydroxylase-like domain-containing protein — protein: MTDSKPWPKEIRLAKDKKQLTVAFDTGESHAFEAEYLRVCSPSAEVQGHSPAQKQTVPGKRDVGIMQIEPVGNYAVRIHFDDLHNTGIFSWDYFLKLAKEREEMWGGYLKDLEAKGLSRDPKR
- a CDS encoding L,D-transpeptidase, which gives rise to MGLPLFLAACQTKGRSIEAAGLTPRADGTPDYALAYAARTDGGFRIPAIPWKDFDPRYLRQSVRHITSEEPGTIIVDPANKFLYLVQPGGRALRYGIGVGRAGFAWSGDAIIRFKREWPKWFPPAEMIDRDPKLEKYRDGQDGGPRNPIGARGLYLWQGNVDTLYRIHGTNQPRSIGTNASSGCIRMWQQDVIDLHSRVKIGAKVVVLG
- a CDS encoding c-type cytochrome — encoded protein: MALLPAIALGDPALEDRGKALSKLHCARCHVVAPDDRMSGISSTPSFMIMVKALSDWRDRFETFYARRPHPAHIRFDTDEERPPDQPATIEEVMLKIDDIDAIVAYAQSLAEN
- a CDS encoding L,D-transpeptidase; this translates as MRFFRLLAITVAAAVVATPTLAARYFDPATKQWIDYSARGMPSGKSPIRRERIRYDGPYGPGTVIIDTSERRLYHVQSNGRAIKYGIGVGREGFQWAGTKRITRKAEWPGWTPPPQMRARERRKGRVLPAHMPGGPNNPLGARALYLGSSLYRIHGSNEPWTIGTAVSSGCIRMANDDVKHLYDNVNVGTRVVVKR
- a CDS encoding fumarate hydratase is translated as MSEQKSPAYRHASLFPLAEDTTPFRKLSGNHVRVDSFNGEDVLVVEPEGLRLLAEEAFADINHFLRPGHLAQLRKILDDPEATENDKFVAFDLLKNANISAHGVLPMCQDTGTAIIMGKKGRRVWTDGSDEAKLAEGARDAYFKKNLRYSQLAPVSMFEEKNTSNNMPAQIELYSEGEDAYKFLFMAKGGGSANKTFLYQGTPSLLTPERLIDFIKEKILTLGTAACPPYHLAIVIGGTSAEMTLKTVKLASARYLDGLPDAGSELGHAFRDHEMEAQIHKLTQDTGVGAQFGGKYFCHDVRVIRLPRHGASLPIGIGVSCSADRQALGKVTRDGIFLEELEREPVKYLPEVTDEALSDHVVKIDLTRPMPEILAELSRHPTKTRLSLTGPVIVARDLAHAKLRARLEAGEPLPDYFKNHPIYYAGPAKTPEGYASGSFGPTTAGRMDAYVDQFQAAGGSMVMLAKGNRSAQVRRACQAHGGFYLGSIGGPAARLAQDCIKKVEVVEFEELGMEAIWRIEVEDFPAFIVIDDKGNDFFKDLNLG
- a CDS encoding YceI family protein; this encodes MSRSSTLKRLALTIGLVTVAATPTAATTWSVDQGASSVTFVAQQNGSPLKGTFQDWSAEITLDPNALDEAEINATVRPGSAKTGKPQVDQTLPGAAWFATSSHPEATFTSSEIVSTGEISYEARGTLTIKGKSEPFVLPFTLTVDGDTARAKASVSLARLIFGVGTDVSPPTVADPVTVDLEITATR
- a CDS encoding cytochrome b — translated: MMQLRNTSTGYGNVAIAFHWTMAALMIGMFAVGKYMSGLDPTAPDTFAIYQWHKSFGFVVLALAALRLLWRAVNPSPALPASMPTYQRIASHLGHAGLYFVLFALPISGWLMVSASPWGIPTVLFNVIPVPHLPVPEVLGTNAEAEEFLKEVHELLGFVLLALFVAHVAAALKHHFINRDTVMKRIVSTAPARVDTVQET
- a CDS encoding YceI family protein: MIKLPTAAALVALLFATPLAAEPVAYAFDKSHANLAFSYNHLGYSTTDGRFGEWDGELLIDLDTPANSKISMTVDVDSMDTFWAERDKHLKSADFFEVAAHPTATFTSTSVEKTGENTLAIAGDLTIKGITKPATFQVTVNAQGEHPMAEKPAVGLDATTVVKRTDYGMDMYVPYIGDDVTISFSAEALKAE
- a CDS encoding glutathione S-transferase family protein, yielding MIDLYSWTTPNGRKVSIMLEECELPYTVFPVDILNREQHRPNFLHIAPNGKIPAIVDREAGVSLMESGAILLYLAEKAGRFLPGEGPERLRVIEWLMWQMGGFGPMLGQAHHFLHFNPGKAAYAEDRYAEEARRLYGVLDKQLSEHEFVAGAYSIADIAIWPWASRYQWQGVDLDAFPNVRRWYLELAARPAVQRGYDVPSIGAEIPMPG